GTAAACTGCCTGTCCCCTAAGCATCAATTTACAGAAACTGTGGACAGTTCCCCTAACACGTTTATATTATTGAGTAAACATTTTTGCCAGGGTTAGAAAATGCGTGATAAAAAGTGGGAGAAGATCCACAAGATCTTTGTTCAACATGCCGTGTCATGTGGTGCAGATCCATTCCGCAACCGCCCTACAACCTGAACTTCACCGTCATCGAAAAGAGATCCCCCTCATCCGGAACCGCGGCGGGACCTTCCCTGTCCTTTCTGACCCACTGCAGGGTGACGGTTCGCCGCAGGGTCCAGAGGTCTCCCTTCAACCCCCACGTCATGAGGATGTCGTGCCCTCCCCCCGGGTCTATCTCCCTCGTCCTTGCGACAGTGAACGCCAGCCTCGAAGCCGGGACCGGGTAGGCGCCCAGTTCGACATAAAGGTCCTCGGCGCCCCCGCCCATGGGATGCCCCATGAGACGGCCTCTGTAAGTATAAGGGTAATCCGCATGCGTGTACCAGCCGGAGTAGCCCAGATCTGTGGAAGCCGCCTCGATACGCACATCGAACATCTCCGATTGTCCGATACGCGGAAGGTAGACACCCCCCAGGAAGGCCCACTTGGACGGTGTCCATCCGGCAGCGTCCTCTCCGGCGCCATCCACGTAGAGGGTAAACGGCTGGGCGTCGGCCAGGGTCCTCCAGATAACGGAGAAGCCGGCTATCTGGTTGCCGATGACGTTCTGCGAAGCCGAGGCCGACTCGCTGCCCGGCCGGCCCAGCAGGACATCGATAAAGGCGCCAAAATCTTCGTCCCTCCCCTCCCCGCCGAAAAGGAAGGTGCGGTTCAGTGAGAATATGAGGTTTGGATTGGGTGAAAAGCCGATCTTCAGCCCTCCCATGATGGGGTCAGGGACAAAACCGGGGCGGTCATCGTCGAGGCGCGACAGGAAGAAGGAAACGCGGACGCCGCCGAGATGTTTAAGAAAACCGGGCAGCGTAAAATCGGGGTAGTTGTCCAGGCGGAACACCTTGCGGGGTGCGGCGTTGTCGGTCAGGAGAAGGCTTCCCCTCCTGCCCGGTCCCCACCACATGTTCTCCTTGCCCAAGGTGAACTGGAGCTTGCCCCAGCGGAATTGCCCGTAGGCCTCTTTGAAAAACCGATCCCCACTATCGGTCAGAGGAAGCCTCCCGTCGACAAAGAGGGAGAACCGATGAACGTTCAGGATGAATTCGCCGCCGGTGACTAAACCGCCGGACACCGGTATGCCTGAACGGTTGTCGGGGACGAACCCCTCGTCACCTCCCTCCCACCCGATACGGGGTATGACGGAGACCTTTCCGCCGGGAAGAAAAATTTTCAGGTTTCCGGGATCGTCCAGTGCATCCAGGAGGTCCCCGGCCTCCCGGCTGGAAATGGGGCCCTGGTCGGGGCGATAGACATCGAGCATGCCCTCGGACCAATACCGGTCCAACATGGGATAGAGAGGGGAATCAAGAGGGATATCGGAGGCAAGGGCACCCGGCAGGTGCGCCAGGGGGAGAAGAAGCAAGACGATTGCAATTGTCCAGAATCCATGCCGGAAGGCCATAGGTTCTTTATAGTAGGTAATAAAACGCGTGTCCACTGTTGGGGGACGTAGTTAAGTTGTTAAGTTGTTGGGGATTGCGTCAACAACTTAACAACTTAACTACGTCCCCTAAAAACAACAACCCTAGTAAATTATGGGATATAGCCAAGGTATACTTTAATAATTTACTTGACAAATACAGACAAGAATAACATATTACCACACTATACTTGTGTTTAAATCTCCTTCGTGCGATTAATTCATCGCTATTTATGTGGTTTTCTGCGTTGGATAGAGTCGTCGTGAAGAGCTGTCCGGGAGGATACTCCGTTGAGTTACAAGTACTTGTATTTGAACACGAATATGCCGGAAAAGGATGAGGTGCTGAAACGCACTCCCAACCCCGCGGCAAAGGAATTGATAACGAAGCTGCAAAAAGAAGGGGTTCCGATTTTTCTGGATCGTTTCGCAGCTCAGCAGCCCCAGTGCAAGTTCGGCCTGCAGGGCACATGCTGCCGGATGTGTCAGTGGGGTCCATGCACGATCAGCCGTAAATCCACACACGGGGTCTGCGGAAAAGACATGAACCTGATCGTTATGGGCAACCTGCTGCGCGCGCTTGTTTCCGGCCTTGCCGCACACGCCCGTCATGCACATGAAATATATCTCACCATCATGGCGGTCAGGGACGGGACCGTAGATATAAAGATCAAGGGTGAGGATCGGGTTTTCGAGATGGCCGGCCGCCTTGGGATTGAGGTCGAAAACCGCAAGATCGAGGCGATTGCGGGCGAGATCGCCGAAATCCTTCTTGAAGACCTGGGAAAAATGAAGAAAGGTGAACTCCGGCTGCTGGAAGCGTACGCCGGACAGGAAAACAGGGACCTCTGGCGGAAGCTCGATATCCTGCCCCGATCGTCAGCTTACGAGATAATGGAAGCCCTGCACATGACTACTCTCGGCGCCTGCTCGGACTGGATGGCCCTCGTGGACCAGGAACTCCGCTCAGCGCTGGCCTATTGCTATTCCACCCTCTTCGGGACGTCCCTCGCGACGGAGATTCTCTACGGAATACCCCGGCCACGAAAAACAGTGGTGAACTTCGGAGTCCTCAAGGAGGATCATGTCAACATCCTCCTTCACGGCCACTCCCCTGTTATGGTGGAAAAGATCCTGGAGAAGATCCACACACCCGAGATCCAGTCGCTGGCCAGGCAGTTGGGGGCCAAAGGAATCGTTCTGGGCGGGATGTGCTGCACGGGAGAGGAACTCCTTGCGCGTCACGGCATACCGACTGTGACCAATATCCTGGGGCAGGAACTCGCTATCGGTACCGGCGCCGTGGATACCGTGATCGTCGATATGCAGTGCATCATACCGGGCATGAAAATCACAGCGGACTGCTTCGGGACGGAGATAATCACGACGTGCAGATCCAACCGGATTCCCGGAGCCGTTCATGTGCCCTTCGACCCGGAAGACCCCGGATCATTAGACGACAACGCGTTATATGTCGCCCGCAGTGCCGTGGAGTCCTTCGGCCGCAGGAAAAGGCGCAATATCCACATCCCCGACTACAGGACCGAAGCTCTCGTAGGATGGAGTTACGAGGCCATTTTAGAAGCGTTCGGCGGCGCGGACCGCCTGGTGGAGCTGCTCAAAACCGGAAAGTTCAAGGGGATATGCACCATCGTGGGATGCAACACACCAAAGGTGCCCTACGAGAGCAACCACGTGACCATCGCCAGGGAACTAATCGCGGCCGGTGTCCTTCTTACCACCACCGGGTGCTGTTCCCACGCGCTTTTAAATGCAGGGCTTTGCGCTCCTGACGCCTCCGAAATGGCCCCGCATGATACGCGCGTCCTTTTAGAGAAGCTGGGAATACCGCCCGCCCTCGCTGTGGGCGGCTGTGTCGACAATGCGCGCTCTTTAAGATTGTTCATAACCCTGGCAGAAGCAGCGGGATTGAAGATACACGACATGCCTTTCATGTTCATCGGTCCGGAACCGGGGAACGAGAAAACCTTGGGCCAGGGGGTGACCTTCCTTGTCCACGGCATCAGCAACACCATCGGGTTTCCGGGCCACATCCCTCAGCCCATCATTAAACCTTCCGGTGACGACCCGGATGACCTTGAACGGTGCGGCAATGATGTCGCGGACTTCTTCAGCCAGGACGGCCTTATCAACAGGGTCGGTGCACAGGTCTTTACGGAATCGGATCCGATACTTGCCGCGCAGATCGTTAATATGCACCTGCATCGAAAGCGGCTGGAGCTTCGAAAACAGGGATGGAGTTAGTTAAAGATCCGCCCCCGCGCGAAACGATATTAAAAGGAGTTATCATGAATATTACACGTCGGAAATTTTTAAAAACAAGCGGCATAACCATCCTGGCGACCGCGGGAACGCCCCTGTCTTTCCTCGGATGCTCGGACACAAAAAGCCGGTCCACCGACAGCGGCAGGACCAATATAAAGGTGGGTTTTCTGCCTATAACCCATTCATGGCCGCTTTTTGTTCTTATGGAGAAGTACGGCAGTGAAATGAAAAAGGCCAAGATCGAACCGGTCAAGTTCACATCATGGCCCGACCTCACCGAGGCGCTCAATGCCGGGAAGCTCCAGGCAGCCATCACCATGTTCGAGATCGTGCTGGCAA
The genomic region above belongs to Deltaproteobacteria bacterium and contains:
- a CDS encoding capsule assembly Wzi family protein — encoded protein: MAFRHGFWTIAIVLLLLPLAHLPGALASDIPLDSPLYPMLDRYWSEGMLDVYRPDQGPISSREAGDLLDALDDPGNLKIFLPGGKVSVIPRIGWEGGDEGFVPDNRSGIPVSGGLVTGGEFILNVHRFSLFVDGRLPLTDSGDRFFKEAYGQFRWGKLQFTLGKENMWWGPGRRGSLLLTDNAAPRKVFRLDNYPDFTLPGFLKHLGGVRVSFFLSRLDDDRPGFVPDPIMGGLKIGFSPNPNLIFSLNRTFLFGGEGRDEDFGAFIDVLLGRPGSESASASQNVIGNQIAGFSVIWRTLADAQPFTLYVDGAGEDAAGWTPSKWAFLGGVYLPRIGQSEMFDVRIEAASTDLGYSGWYTHADYPYTYRGRLMGHPMGGGAEDLYVELGAYPVPASRLAFTVARTREIDPGGGHDILMTWGLKGDLWTLRRTVTLQWVRKDREGPAAVPDEGDLFSMTVKFRL
- the cooS gene encoding anaerobic carbon-monoxide dehydrogenase catalytic subunit, whose product is MPEKDEVLKRTPNPAAKELITKLQKEGVPIFLDRFAAQQPQCKFGLQGTCCRMCQWGPCTISRKSTHGVCGKDMNLIVMGNLLRALVSGLAAHARHAHEIYLTIMAVRDGTVDIKIKGEDRVFEMAGRLGIEVENRKIEAIAGEIAEILLEDLGKMKKGELRLLEAYAGQENRDLWRKLDILPRSSAYEIMEALHMTTLGACSDWMALVDQELRSALAYCYSTLFGTSLATEILYGIPRPRKTVVNFGVLKEDHVNILLHGHSPVMVEKILEKIHTPEIQSLARQLGAKGIVLGGMCCTGEELLARHGIPTVTNILGQELAIGTGAVDTVIVDMQCIIPGMKITADCFGTEIITTCRSNRIPGAVHVPFDPEDPGSLDDNALYVARSAVESFGRRKRRNIHIPDYRTEALVGWSYEAILEAFGGADRLVELLKTGKFKGICTIVGCNTPKVPYESNHVTIARELIAAGVLLTTTGCCSHALLNAGLCAPDASEMAPHDTRVLLEKLGIPPALAVGGCVDNARSLRLFITLAEAAGLKIHDMPFMFIGPEPGNEKTLGQGVTFLVHGISNTIGFPGHIPQPIIKPSGDDPDDLERCGNDVADFFSQDGLINRVGAQVFTESDPILAAQIVNMHLHRKRLELRKQGWS